Genomic DNA from Oligoflexia bacterium:
TATTTACGCCAATGGACAATATTTTAAATGGGCCGTTATTAATAGCATAACTGAAAACAATTTAAGTGATGCCATGGATATCCAAAATATTTTTACTCATGAAATTGGACATGGCATAGGCATTGATCACAGTTCAGAAAATTATTATGAAAGATCTAACGAGCATTATCTAGCAACCATGTTTTATTCTTCAGCAAAAGGAGAAACGTTTAGACGTGACCTAAAAAGCTTGGATATTGGTGCCGCACAACATGCCTACAGCAACATCAATTTACCAAAACCAAATGTTAGTGATATTTCACAAAACAGCTTTGATCTTACCAATCAATACATCTTTCAAGTTAATATAGAAGGCTCTAACTTTACGGACTCAACTTTAGTTTCAGTAAAAGTAGGTATTTATAATGATGATGTGCAAGCAAAAATTATTTCAAGAGATGATGACAGCATGTTGGTAGAGTTTAATTTTTTGGGCATGCCCAGTGGTAGCTATGATTTAAGAGTTGCCAACAGTTACAAGGATAGCGATTTAGACATTATACCTAACGCGATTGTCATTGAATCTCCATATGCTGCTGCGGATAAATATAGTAATACTACAGATCCATTTGCAGGTAAGCGCGGCTGCCAGTCTAATGCTTCTTCACCGTCCTTGATTATTTTGCTTTTAACCGCATTAATAGCATTTACTTTTCAAAGAAGATTTACTTTAATTCATTCTTAAAACAAAAAACAAACCCAACAATATTTTTGAAAACATAGTTTTCATTGAATAAAACTTGTATAGTATTTTTATTCAATGATTAATCATCAAAACAAAAAAAATAAGCCCATTGTTATTGTTGGTGCAGGTATTACTGGCCTGGCTTGCGCCTATTTTCTCAAAAAAACAGGTAGACCTATTTATATTATTGAAAAATCAAAACAAGCTGGCGGCTTGCTTTCTTGTTTTAAGCACAATGGCTACACATTAGAAAAATTTTATCACCATTTCTTCAATGAAGATGCTGAACTAAAACAACTGATACAACACCTTAAACTTGAGCAAAGCTTTCAATCTTTTCCAAGCAGCGTTGGCATAGAACATCAAGGACAATTCTTTCCTTTCACCACAGTCAAAGACCTCTTAAATTTCACTCCCCTTTCTTTTATCAATCGCATTCGTTTTGGTGTTTGCTCACTTATTCTTGGTAAACTATTAAACTGGAAACATTATCACCATATTTCTGCTTATGCTTGGTTTTTAAAATATGTTGGAAAGCAGGCCACAAAAATTATTTGGCAGCCCATGATGATGGGAAAATTTTCTGATGCTTATAAAACTATTCCTTTAGCTTGGTTCATAGGTAGGCTTAAGCAACGCATGAGCAGTAGAAAACAATCTGGTGCGGAATCTTTGTATTATATTATGGGTAGCATAGAAAACTTCATTACAAATTTAATCAAAGACTTAAAACAAAGTAATATCAGTATGATTTATGAAGATCAGATTCATACTATTGAAAGCCATGATAATAGTATCACTCAAATAACAACTAAAAACGGTTTAAGTTTTGATGATCCTTATCTTATCTTAACCACACCAAGCCATGTATCTGCAGACCTTTTAAAGACCGTGGATGTACAATTAAGCCAAACTCTAAAGAGCATTGAATATTATCATGCCCATTGCATGGTGCTTATTTTAAAAAAATCACTATCCCCCGTTTATTGGCTCAACATAACTGATTCCAAATCACCTTTTGTAGGCATTATTGAACACACCAATTTAATTCCAAAACACCATTACAACAATGATCATATTGTTTATTTAACCAAATACAGCTTAAACACTGACCCATTGGTGACTATGGGTGAAGACCTAGTAAAAAAGATTTTTCTGCAACACCTTAAGAAAAAATTTCCTGGTTATAACTTTAATGAAAATTTAAATACCAGCTTTCTTTTTCATAGCTCAACAGCCGCGCCTGTTTTCCCCTTAAACTTTGATCAAAGATTAAAAAATTGCCAAAGCAAGATCAAGAACTTTCATCTGTCAATGATGCCACATGTTTACCCTGATGAACGCAGTGTAAACAACGCTATACGAATTGCCTACAACACATGTAAAAAAGCAGGCTTTGACCTAGAACCCTTAGCCCAAGGCAATAACATTGCAGCAAAAATAATATAAAAAACTTATGCTTTTAAAATGACTTTTAGGTCATTCCAACGACTTTTAATCACTAAGCCCAATAAGATGCTAATGATTACAGCCATCGGTAAACCTGAAAGATCAATAAAAATATGCACCAATAAAATATTAAGCACAATTGGGCCTAAAAAAATAATTGCTAAGTTCACATAACGATTGCTTAATAAAAGCAAACCGGAAATAACCTGCAATGATTTTACCAATGGCATTAAATATCCCAATTTAAAAAAAGCACCCATTTTTTCCATAACATCTGCTGGAATATCCGTAGGCATAGGAATAAAACCAGATCCAGTCAAAACCATCATTAAACCATTAGAACCAAAAACAACGAAAATAATCCCAAGTAAAAACCTTGAAACAGTATAGACTTTGCTCATATTACACTCCTTGTTGCAATCAATTTAAAGCTATTAAAACCTAGAACAAAAATTTAGTACATTATTTTTTAAAAGCCTCAATATCTATTTTTAAACTTCTTACAAACCATAAGAAAACGGTCAAATCATCGATCTGACCCAAAAAAGGAATAAAATCCGGAAGAATATCTGTTGGCACAATAAAATACACAATTGCCAATACAAACTTTAAATAAGTCTTTCTTTGAAAGATCTTAATATTACCCTTTATGGCAAGCTGTAACATTTGCTTTAGTACTTTAAGATCTTGGATAAAGCTTTGCACAAAAGGACTTTGCCTTATTTTGCTGATAACTTGTTGTGTTTTATCTGTCATGATCCCTATTTCTATTGCTTTAAATTATTTCGCTTGCCAAACTGTTCAATCAACTGTTTTGATTTTTCATCAATTTTATTGGGTACTTCAATAACAATTTCTACAATTTGGTCACCACGATCACCGTTACTTTTATAAACACCTTTTTGCTTCATACGCATTTTGGTACCACTGGATGTCCCCGGTGGCAAGGTCATTTTACTGCTGCCATCAATGGTTGGCACATCTACGATACTGCCTAAAATAGCTTGTAAGATGTTTACTTTCACTTTGACATAGATTTTATCGTTTTTTCGCTCAAAAATATCGCTGGGTAAAATATTTATTTCAATAAGTGCATCTTGATGATTCACTGCTTTGGCTAAACGAATTTTTTGCTTATCTTTTATGCCTTTGGGAATCGTTATTTTTTTTTGACTATTTCCAATTTGAACATCAACTTCCCCACCTTTAACAGCCGTTAAAAAATCTATGTCCAGTTTATACACTGGTGTTTGTTGTTGTGATGCAGTGCTATGGGCTCGTCGCTGTTGACCAAAACCCCTACCAAATAAAGGTTCAAAAATATCTTCCAAACCTCCCATGTCAAAACGAAAGCTTTGTCCGCCATGCCCTCCTGAAGAAAACCCTCCACCACTGGCTCCAGCTTGCCTAAAAAAATCTGAAAAATCAAAATTAGAGTTAAACTGATTATGACCTACCGTATCATACTGCTGACGTTTTTTTTGATCGCTCAGTACTGCATAGGCTTCTGTTATTTGTTTAAATTTATCTTCCGCTGCTTTATCACCTTGATTTACATCAGGATGGTATTTTTTTGCCAAAGCACGATATGCTTTTTTTATTTCTTGCGCAGATGCATTTTTACTTACACCTAAAATATCATAAAAACTTTGTGCCATACTTAATACTCACACCGTACTTTATTTTTTTCGGCAATACTCCCTTGCGTGCTCTAAAATTGCCTTAGCAATGTTAATTCCCGTGCAACCTTCAATACCTTCTAAACCTGGAGAAGAGTTTACTTCAATAACCCTTGGTCCCTGATCTGATTCAAGAATATCTACCCCTGCAACTTGCAAACCTACCGTCTCACTTGCTTCGATAGCAATTTTTTCAATGCTATCGGATATATCTATTTTTGTGGTCAGCCCACCACGATGGAAGTTTGACCTAAAATCTCCTATTCGCGCCTGCCTACGCATACTACCCACTACTTTTCCACCAACAACAACCACCCTTAAGTCTTTGCCTAAAGATTCTTTAATACACTCTTGAATCAAAATATCTTGGCCAAGACTCCACAACGTATCCAATGTTGCTTCCATGGTAGTAATATTTTCAACCAACATAACCCCAATACCTTGGGTGCCGCTGAGCAGTTTTAAAATCACAGGAAATCCACCTACGGTCTTAACAGCAGCAGAAAGCTCACTAGGTTTTCTAATAATCACCGTTTTAGGAATGTCAATGTCCTTTTGACTTAAACGCTGAATACAACTAAGCTTATTTTTTGTCGTAGCTATAGAAGAATACGTATTAAGTACAGGAACTTGCATCATTTCAAACTGTGAAACAACCGATAAACCATAGTTGGTGATAGAAGCACCCAATCGTGGAATCACACAATCAACTTTAGGGAAAACTTTACCTAAACGAACAATACTAGGTGACTGTTTCCCTAAAACCATATCAAAGTCTGCAGGATCACAAATCTGTAATTTGATATCCAAGCGCTTGGCTTCTTCATGAAGGCGCTTATTAGAATAACTAAATTTATTTCTTGAAAGAATTAAAAACTTCATTACTTACTCTTGATAAAATTTTTGCCAATCAAACATTGAAGATTTTAAACTATCCTCATTTAGATGCTGAATGCTCGCATCTACTTTATACACAGAAAAATCTTGCTTGTTCTTACTTTTTTGCAAGTGTTTATAAATATCTTTGGCTTTTGCCAACAAATTGAGCATTTCAAACAAGTTTTTGGGTGTAGATCTTATTTTTTGATAAAGCAGATTAAGCTGTTCTAATTGCTGTTTTTGATTTTTGTGACTTGACACTCAAATTCTCCTTTAAACAGTTTTACCTGTAAAATATCTTGATTCTTTAAACCTTGCGTCTTACTGACAATACTTCCGTGTTGATTTTTTACAACACTGTAACCCCGCTCCAAAATTGCCAAAGGATTCAGAGCAGAAAGTTGTCCAGCTAAATTCTGAAACAAGGCTTTTTTTGGCTGTATGCACTGTTCTAGCAACAATTTCAACTTAATTGGATGATGTTCAAAAAATCTTTTTTTATCCCTTACATTTTCTTTTCCCAATTGAATTAATCTTTCTTTAAGTAGATCCAACTGTTGCACTTTCATTCCCAGTAATTGATAAGGATCCTTAAGCACCCTAGCTTTTAAAACTCTCTGTAGACGTTCTGATAAATGATTTTTTTTCAGGACTATATAATCCAACATGGCATGCATGAGCGCTTCTGCCTCTTCATAAAAACTCATCATATCTGGCACAGCCAGCTCAGCTGCTTGAGAAGGTGTAGCAGCCCTTTGATCAGAAACAAAATCTGCCACTGTAAAATCTGTTTGGTGACCAACGGCTGAGATAATGGGTATTTTGGATTCACTGATAGCACGAGCTACTTTTTCTTCATTAAAGGCCCAAAGATCTTCCATAGATCCGCCCCCTCGCCCAACAATCAAAACATCCACTTGCTCGCTGGCAACTTGATTAAACCATGTAATGGCTTGGCTGATTTCATGTTGAGCATTTTCACCTTGTACACTGACTGGGTAAAGTAAAATTTTAACATAAGGACAGCGACGCCTAACTACATGAATAATATCTCTAATCACTGCACCGGTTGCTGAAGTAACAACACCAATACTTTCCACGCTCTGTGGTAAAGCTTGCTTTCTATTTTGATCAAATAAACCTTCTTGCTGCAGTTTTTTTTTCAATTGCTCAAACCTTAAATGCAACTCCCCAATACCTGCTGGCATGACTTCTTCAATGGTAAACTGATAATTTCCACCTTTTTCCCAAAGATCTATTCTACCACCAACAACTATTTCCATGCCCTCATTTAAATCAAACTTAAGCTTAGTATTGGCACTACGAAAAAAAACACAGGTCAAGACCGCTTGCTCATCTTTAAGCTTAAAGTACATATGGCCGGACTGATGCCGTCCTCTATAGTTAGAAACCTCACCCTTAACCCAAATTTTTTTTATTCCGTAGGATTGTTTTAACAAATGTTTGATTTCAGTAGTTAGTTCGCCCACGGCGTAGATTTTTCTGGACTCCTCCTCTACTTTCTCTTCTTGCTTATTGGCTTTTTCTGCGTATTCAAATAAATCCACACCCCACGCTAAATCGACTGGGAGAATAGGTCAACTGATCTTTGCTCTTCTTTGGTATTTTTTTCAACAGCAATATCATGATTGTATAGAGTTACCTGATTGCGTCCATTGAGTTTTGACTGATACAGAGCCTGATCAGCTCTAGCAACCAATTCTTCTTTTTTCTGAGCAGTCTCTGGAAAACTCGCAAGCCCCATTGACACTGTGATTTTAAGCTTATACCCTTTTAAATTAAACTGACTTTTAGCAATATCTTTCACAATCCTTTGAGCCAATATATGTGCCTCTTTAGCGGCTGTGTTAACTAAAATTAAAGCAAATTCTTCTCCACCATACCTAAACACATAATCAACTTTACGCACTGAATCTTTAAGTTTTTGTGCTACCTTCTTAAGCACTTCATCTCCAACAGGATGCCCATATTGATCATTAAATTGTTTAAAATGATCAATATCTACTAAAACTACACTGATATCTCCGGGATGCCTTTGGCAGCGTAACAACTCAGCATCCAAAATATCCTGAAAAGATCTATGATTAAGAACTCCTGTTAAACCATCCGTTGTCGCCAAAGTTTCTAGGCGATCCACCATTTTAGCGTTTTTAATAGCTACTGCTGTATGTTGTGAAAACACTTCTAACATATGTCGTTGCTCAAAAGACAAAGCATTGTTTATTTTATGCATAATAACAATGGCTCCCATTTTTTGCTTTTGAACTTGCAATGGAACAATATAAACAGATTCATATTCATTGGGATAGTCAATATCTTGAGGAAATAATAAAGACCTCCCGCTGCGTAGCTTATAATCTGCATAATACAATGATTTTTGATTTTCAATGACCCAAGAAACCAGGTTTTGTCTAAAATCAAGCGTAAAACTTTGACCTTTGACAGTTTGTTGTAAACTCATGGCTAAGCTACACTGATCACCTTGTTCATCGTACCTAACAATGTAAACTTCATCACATTGACTCATATTTTCAATTGAACTGACGGCACTGGCATAAACTTCTTCCAAGCGAAAACAACGATTTAAGCGATTTCCAGCTTCTACATAATGTGCCAATTCTCTTTGAAAATTTTTAAACTTTTGCTTTTCTTTTAAATGATCAAACTCGTAAACAATTTGCAGTGCTAAAAATTTTAAAAAGCTTTCTACTTTTTCATGAATATCTTTTTTTTCAGAGAAATCTAAAAGCATAACTCCTAAAAAAAGACCTTCTTTTATAATAGGAACCAGCCATACACAGCCCAAGGGTAAGGGTTGTTTGTAAAGTCGGCTATCATACAAAACTCGAGTTTGAGTAATGCATGTAGGAGAGTCAATTCTTTGTGCTAGTTTAAAAATTCCCTTATTTTTTTGCAAGCGCTCATCTAAAACCAAACTGGGACTATAACCACAAGAAAAAGCAAAACAATCCTCAAAGTTTTGATAAACAAAAAAACTACCGCTTCTAGCATTACAGGCATCCACTGCCATTTTAATTAAATTTTCTAAACCTTGCTCTGCCATATCGTCTAATCTTTAAAAACAAACCTCACTTCATCGTTACCGCTAAATTTCAATTCTTCTCGAGCGTATTTCTCAATAGTACGCAAATCATCTCTAAAATAATAAATTTTTTGACTAAGATCTTTTATTTCACTATCAATTTTATGATTTTCTTGTTCTAAGATCTGTTTTTTTTGCCATAAACGATAACTTTTTAATAAACCTTGATCACCAAACAACGCTGCTACGAATAAAATGAAAATATATGATGCCATAGTATAACTAAGCCAACGATTTTGAAAGTTCAGCTTAATCCATATTTTTTTAATACGAACTTTTAAGTTTCCAGGCATGAGTTTTTATTTTACGCGGAGTATAAAAAATCATCAATATTTTAATCAATCTATACAGTAATATTGTCTTAATTGACTTTACATAGTAGTTTTATGCTGTGGCTTGGTGGTCTAGTAATCCTAAAAATGTTCCTGCGGTTGTTCTTTCTGGTGGTGGTACCCGTGGTGCCTATGAAGCTGGTGTTATTCACTACATTAGAACCGGATTGCCGCCAAAACTGGCTAAAAAGTTAAATTTCAAAGTTCAGGTTGGTGCCAGTGTAGGAAGTATCAATGCTGCGTTTATGGCTTCCCATGCCCATGACCCCATTGCTCAAGGACAATTATTACGTGATCTTTGGTCTAACATAAGGTCTGAAGATATTTATAAGCGTGGCCCCATTACTTCAAGTAAGTTTCTAATTCAAAGTTCTTTTGGCGCATTTGCCAAACTTTTTGGTGTTAAAGATCTTTACAAAGAAGATGATAAAAAGCTTGATTTCAGCTCATTATTCAACACCAAACCCTTTCAAAGCTTCTTAACCAAAAACTGTTCATTTCAAACCATCCCACAAAATATTAAAAAAGGCTTGATTCAAGCCGTTGCTGTTTCTGCCACCAATTTATCCACGGGGCAGGTAGAAATATTTGTTGATAAACATCCTGATTTAACTTTTGATTACAATTCTGATTTTAGATTTCAAAAAATTACGGCTAGACATGTGATGGCATCGGCTGCCCTCCCTGTACTTTTTCCTCCCGTCACCATTAATGGTACCTATTACAATGACGGCGGTTTACGTCTACGCACCCCATTAAAGCCTGCGCTTAGTCTAGGGAGCAATATGATTTTAGTTATTGGAACATCCTCAGCTGCTGAAGAAGAAGAAAACTCACAACCCAGTATTTCTGAAACAGAGTCAGAGGAATATGTTCCTAGACCTGGTATTGGTGATATCATGGGTAAACTTTTAGAAGCGGCTCTTATTGACAGACTAGAAGCCGACATTCAAAATGTATACAAAATCAATAAGATCCATGATGTTTCTAAAAAACTTTTAAGTGAAAAAGATTATGCTGATTTTTGCCAATCAACCAATACCCGTCCTATTCAACTTCTTAATATTGAGCCCAGTATTAATATCTCTAAACTGGTTGATGACCAACTCAAATATTCTTTTAAAAGCTTACAAAGTATTGGCACTATAGAAAGAGCTATTCTTAAACTTTTAGAAATTGATGAAAAACGAGGAACTGAATTTTTAAGTTACTTTCTGTTTGAACCCACGTTTATTAATCAACTATTACGTTTAGGCTACAACGATGCTAAGGCCAAACATGATGAACTTTGTGACTTTGCCGAAAAAGCTATTCTTTAAAAAAAATTTAAAGTAAGTTTTTAGCGATTAAGCAACTATACTTTTTGAATTTTCAAGCTCATTTTTAATGCTATAAAAATCTTCCAAAGCTTCTGGATTAGCAATGGCACCCTTATTTTCAATCAATTGTCCATGCATGATTTGCCTAACTGCAAGCTCAACCTTCTTACCACTAACGGTATAAGGAATATCACTAACTTGAAAAATCAACCTGGGAACATGCCTTGGTGAAGCTTGTTTTTTTAAAACATCACATATTTTTTGTTTGAAATCCGATGTTAAGCTTTGTTTTTCTTTAAACTTAACAAACAAAACAACCCTTACATCATTGTTATATTCTTGGCCAACGACTACACTATCTTCAATTTCATCCAATTGATTAACAACTCGGTAAATTTCAGACGTACCAATACGCACACCACCGGGATTGAGAGTAGCATCACTTCTTCCGTATATAATACAGGCATTATCTTTGAGTAAAACAATGTAATCGCCATGTCTCCATATATTTTTATACCTAGCAAAATATGCATTGATGTAACGCTCATGCTCAGGGTCATTCCAAAACATAATGGGCATACACGGTGCAGGTTGCAAACACACCAACTCTGCTTCTTTTTCATAAACAGCTTGCCCTTGCTCATCAAAAGCTTTTACATCCATTCCTAAACCTGTGCATTGCAGTTCTCCTCTGTATACTGGCCGCAATGGGTTTCCTAAAAAGAAACAAGAAACAATATCTGTTCCTCCAGAAATAGAGCATACCTGAACATCCTGTTTTACTTTCTGATAAATCCAATCAAAATTTTCAGACATTAAGGGTGATCCTGTTGAAAGAATACATCTTAAATGCTTGCCTGCACTAGGCATAAAGCCTTTTTCTTTTCCACATGCATCAATAAATTTTGCGCTGGTTCCAAAAACATTGATTTTCTCTTTATCGACAAAATCCCAAAGTCTATCCATATCTGGATAAATAGCACTACCATCATAGATGACCAACTCTACACCCAACATTAAAGCTGAAAC
This window encodes:
- a CDS encoding matrixin family metalloprotease — its product is MQRTQFYLIVSIVLNSPWALAFKMISFNGNIARWHNNVVNYVMDSRGSDDFTNGCDSHGACESERQAIAKAFATWENVENINLKFNEQNPKKINTTGYNNENSIKWIERNWTSQSFAPERYAIAVTVQTFKTSNNEILDMDIYANGQYFKWAVINSITENNLSDAMDIQNIFTHEIGHGIGIDHSSENYYERSNEHYLATMFYSSAKGETFRRDLKSLDIGAAQHAYSNINLPKPNVSDISQNSFDLTNQYIFQVNIEGSNFTDSTLVSVKVGIYNDDVQAKIISRDDDSMLVEFNFLGMPSGSYDLRVANSYKDSDLDIIPNAIVIESPYAAADKYSNTTDPFAGKRGCQSNASSPSLIILLLTALIAFTFQRRFTLIHS
- a CDS encoding DUF1232 domain-containing protein, giving the protein MTDKTQQVISKIRQSPFVQSFIQDLKVLKQMLQLAIKGNIKIFQRKTYLKFVLAIVYFIVPTDILPDFIPFLGQIDDLTVFLWFVRSLKIDIEAFKK
- a CDS encoding FAD-dependent oxidoreductase; the encoded protein is MINHQNKKNKPIVIVGAGITGLACAYFLKKTGRPIYIIEKSKQAGGLLSCFKHNGYTLEKFYHHFFNEDAELKQLIQHLKLEQSFQSFPSSVGIEHQGQFFPFTTVKDLLNFTPLSFINRIRFGVCSLILGKLLNWKHYHHISAYAWFLKYVGKQATKIIWQPMMMGKFSDAYKTIPLAWFIGRLKQRMSSRKQSGAESLYYIMGSIENFITNLIKDLKQSNISMIYEDQIHTIESHDNSITQITTKNGLSFDDPYLILTTPSHVSADLLKTVDVQLSQTLKSIEYYHAHCMVLILKKSLSPVYWLNITDSKSPFVGIIEHTNLIPKHHYNNDHIVYLTKYSLNTDPLVTMGEDLVKKIFLQHLKKKFPGYNFNENLNTSFLFHSSTAAPVFPLNFDQRLKNCQSKIKNFHLSMMPHVYPDERSVNNAIRIAYNTCKKAGFDLEPLAQGNNIAAKII
- a CDS encoding septum formation initiator family protein encodes the protein MPGNLKVRIKKIWIKLNFQNRWLSYTMASYIFILFVAALFGDQGLLKSYRLWQKKQILEQENHKIDSEIKDLSQKIYYFRDDLRTIEKYAREELKFSGNDEVRFVFKD
- a CDS encoding patatin-like phospholipase family protein, with the translated sequence MAWWSSNPKNVPAVVLSGGGTRGAYEAGVIHYIRTGLPPKLAKKLNFKVQVGASVGSINAAFMASHAHDPIAQGQLLRDLWSNIRSEDIYKRGPITSSKFLIQSSFGAFAKLFGVKDLYKEDDKKLDFSSLFNTKPFQSFLTKNCSFQTIPQNIKKGLIQAVAVSATNLSTGQVEIFVDKHPDLTFDYNSDFRFQKITARHVMASAALPVLFPPVTINGTYYNDGGLRLRTPLKPALSLGSNMILVIGTSSAAEEEENSQPSISETESEEYVPRPGIGDIMGKLLEAALIDRLEADIQNVYKINKIHDVSKKLLSEKDYADFCQSTNTRPIQLLNIEPSINISKLVDDQLKYSFKSLQSIGTIERAILKLLEIDEKRGTEFLSYFLFEPTFINQLLRLGYNDAKAKHDELCDFAEKAIL
- a CDS encoding sensor domain-containing diguanylate cyclase; the encoded protein is MAEQGLENLIKMAVDACNARSGSFFVYQNFEDCFAFSCGYSPSLVLDERLQKNKGIFKLAQRIDSPTCITQTRVLYDSRLYKQPLPLGCVWLVPIIKEGLFLGVMLLDFSEKKDIHEKVESFLKFLALQIVYEFDHLKEKQKFKNFQRELAHYVEAGNRLNRCFRLEEVYASAVSSIENMSQCDEVYIVRYDEQGDQCSLAMSLQQTVKGQSFTLDFRQNLVSWVIENQKSLYYADYKLRSGRSLLFPQDIDYPNEYESVYIVPLQVQKQKMGAIVIMHKINNALSFEQRHMLEVFSQHTAVAIKNAKMVDRLETLATTDGLTGVLNHRSFQDILDAELLRCQRHPGDISVVLVDIDHFKQFNDQYGHPVGDEVLKKVAQKLKDSVRKVDYVFRYGGEEFALILVNTAAKEAHILAQRIVKDIAKSQFNLKGYKLKITVSMGLASFPETAQKKEELVARADQALYQSKLNGRNQVTLYNHDIAVEKNTKEEQRSVDLFSQSI
- a CDS encoding DnaJ domain-containing protein, yielding MAQSFYDILGVSKNASAQEIKKAYRALAKKYHPDVNQGDKAAEDKFKQITEAYAVLSDQKKRQQYDTVGHNQFNSNFDFSDFFRQAGASGGGFSSGGHGGQSFRFDMGGLEDIFEPLFGRGFGQQRRAHSTASQQQTPVYKLDIDFLTAVKGGEVDVQIGNSQKKITIPKGIKDKQKIRLAKAVNHQDALIEINILPSDIFERKNDKIYVKVKVNILQAILGSIVDVPTIDGSSKMTLPPGTSSGTKMRMKQKGVYKSNGDRGDQIVEIVIEVPNKIDEKSKQLIEQFGKRNNLKQ
- a CDS encoding acetoacetate--CoA ligase, which codes for MTGETMKRVKLWEGSEAFKQSSNMSDFIKYVNQHKNENFQSYEDLYQWSVKNIDQFWTTLLDYSKLNTQGEYKAVKSQEIMPGVKWFEGLKLNFAQNILAYYQAHPNEHAISSFLENGAKSQITGEELIDQVKSLANYLRNHGVEKGDRVVGICSNTVEPVVAMLATTSIGAIWASCSPEFGQSTVLDRLEQIHPKVIIAVDGYQYNGKVYHKHDQLVDMINSLDSVEKVIIIHQVAMKHMYPADNWYAWSDVVTQYTEGDLEFTPLDFNDPVYILFSSGTTGKPKCIVHSVGGVLLQHYKELALHTNLKPREKFFYYTTTGWMMWNWMVSALMLGVELVIYDGSAIYPDMDRLWDFVDKEKINVFGTSAKFIDACGKEKGFMPSAGKHLRCILSTGSPLMSENFDWIYQKVKQDVQVCSISGGTDIVSCFFLGNPLRPVYRGELQCTGLGMDVKAFDEQGQAVYEKEAELVCLQPAPCMPIMFWNDPEHERYINAYFARYKNIWRHGDYIVLLKDNACIIYGRSDATLNPGGVRIGTSEIYRVVNQLDEIEDSVVVGQEYNNDVRVVLFVKFKEKQSLTSDFKQKICDVLKKQASPRHVPRLIFQVSDIPYTVSGKKVELAVRQIMHGQLIENKGAIANPEALEDFYSIKNELENSKSIVA
- a CDS encoding RimK family alpha-L-glutamate ligase, which produces MKFLILSRNKFSYSNKRLHEEAKRLDIKLQICDPADFDMVLGKQSPSIVRLGKVFPKVDCVIPRLGASITNYGLSVVSQFEMMQVPVLNTYSSIATTKNKLSCIQRLSQKDIDIPKTVIIRKPSELSAAVKTVGGFPVILKLLSGTQGIGVMLVENITTMEATLDTLWSLGQDILIQECIKESLGKDLRVVVVGGKVVGSMRRQARIGDFRSNFHRGGLTTKIDISDSIEKIAIEASETVGLQVAGVDILESDQGPRVIEVNSSPGLEGIEGCTGINIAKAILEHAREYCRKK
- the xseA gene encoding exodeoxyribonuclease VII large subunit, encoding MDLFEYAEKANKQEEKVEEESRKIYAVGELTTEIKHLLKQSYGIKKIWVKGEVSNYRGRHQSGHMYFKLKDEQAVLTCVFFRSANTKLKFDLNEGMEIVVGGRIDLWEKGGNYQFTIEEVMPAGIGELHLRFEQLKKKLQQEGLFDQNRKQALPQSVESIGVVTSATGAVIRDIIHVVRRRCPYVKILLYPVSVQGENAQHEISQAITWFNQVASEQVDVLIVGRGGGSMEDLWAFNEEKVARAISESKIPIISAVGHQTDFTVADFVSDQRAATPSQAAELAVPDMMSFYEEAEALMHAMLDYIVLKKNHLSERLQRVLKARVLKDPYQLLGMKVQQLDLLKERLIQLGKENVRDKKRFFEHHPIKLKLLLEQCIQPKKALFQNLAGQLSALNPLAILERGYSVVKNQHGSIVSKTQGLKNQDILQVKLFKGEFECQVTKIKNSN